CGCTTCACGCCGTACTGGCTGCTGCTGCCCGGCATCCTGTGGCTGCTGGTCTTCTTCGCGCTGCCGATGATCTACCAGGCCTCCACGTCCGTGCAGACGGGCTCCCTGGAGGAGGGCTACAAGGTCACCTGGCACTTCGCGACCTACTGGGACGCGCTGTCCCAGTACTGGCCGCAGTTCCTGCGCTCAATCCTCTACGCCGGTGCCGCCACGATCCTGTGCCTGGTGCTCGGCTACCCGCTCGCGTACCTCATCGCCTTCCGCGCGGGACGCTGGCGGAACCTGATCATGATCCTGGTGATCGCGCCCTTCTTCACCAGCTTCCTGATCCGCACCCTCGCCTGGAAGACGATCCTCGCGGACAGCGGCCCGGTGGTGAGCGCCCTCAACACCCTGCACGTCCTGGACGTCACCAACTGGCTCGGCTGGACGGCCGGCGACCGTGTCCTCGCCACACCGCTCGCGGTGGTGTGCGGTCTGACGTACAACTTCCTGCCCTTCATGATCCTGCCGCTCTACACCTCCCTGGAGCGCATCGACGGCCGGCTGCACGAGGCGGCGGGCGAC
This is a stretch of genomic DNA from Streptomyces sp. NBC_00285. It encodes these proteins:
- a CDS encoding ABC transporter permease, coding for MATLTEAPPPLSPTAPEKKPPRKRGRFTPYWLLLPGILWLLVFFALPMIYQASTSVQTGSLEEGYKVTWHFATYWDALSQYWPQFLRSILYAGAATILCLVLGYPLAYLIAFRAGRWRNLIMILVIAPFFTSFLIRTLAWKTILADSGPVVSALNTLHVLDVTNWLGWTAGDRVLATPLAVVCGLTYNFLPFMILPLYTSLERIDGRLHEAAGDLYARPVTVFRKVTFPLSMPGVVSGTLLTFIPAAGDYVNADLLGSTDTRMVGNVIQTQFLRILDYPTAAALSFILMAAILFMVTLYIRKSGTEDLV